One genomic region from Cydia amplana chromosome Z, ilCydAmpl1.1, whole genome shotgun sequence encodes:
- the LOC134660867 gene encoding putative fatty acyl-CoA reductase CG5065 produces the protein MESTPSVREFYKGRSILVTGGSGFMGKVLIEKLLYTIPDIGNVYILIRSKRGKSIKQRWEDMQRSPAFERIKNEKKSALKKIVPIQGDVLYEDLGVSSKDLDNMSEEVSVVFHLAATLRLESPLKDSVAMNTAGTMRALNVARKFKKLDMFVHLSTAFCYPDYRVLEEKFHSPTADAHDIMRLCDFLDEKQLDLLTPSLLNHHPNTYTYTKRLAESLVMDAYPELPCVIARPTIVCPSLKDPVPGWVDSLNGPVGVMLGAGKGVIRTMLCDGSLNAQVIPVDLAINGLIALVMIEVTNKTKSEHIPIYNLNGGHLKPTTWGEVLDIGKKYAREYPLAWPLWYPNGDITTNYFLHETKRILFHLGPAYLIDFLLLITGQKRFMIRIQDRISQGLEVLQYFTTREWYFPCPNYDAIHTKLSDEENELYLTYVEDLDREEYMIQAVEGGRQYCLKEDFTKVKYNRMYHNFLFVLDIILKIVFLCFVFSFFAAWFQPVRYVFSLGEPVVQYLPFLGPSLKSD, from the exons ATGGAGTCCACGCCTTCAGTTAGAGAATTCTACAAGGGCAGGAGCATCCTGGTGACCGGCGGCTCTGGCTTCATGGGCAAGGTGCTCATTGAGAAGCTGCTGTACACCATCCCCGACATCGGAAACGTATACATATTAATCAGGTCGAAGAGGGGCAAATCTATCAAACAGCGCTGGGAGGACATGCAACGGTCCCCG GCTTTCGAGAGAATAAAAAATGAGAAAAAGAGTGCTCTCAAGAAGATTGTACCAATCCAAGGAGATGTCCTCTACGAGGACTTAGGTGTCTCAAGCAAGGATTTGGATAACATGTCCGAAGAGGTGTCGGTCGTGTTCCACTTGGCCGCGACCTTGAGGTTAGAGTCGCCGCTAAAGGACAGCGTGGCAATGAACACGGCGGGAACCATGCGCGCTCTGAATGTGGCCAGGAAGTTTAAGAAGCTGGATATGTTTGTGCACTTATCGACAGCTTTTTGCTACCCTGATTATAGAGTATTGGAAGAAAAG TTCCATTCTCCAACCGCGGACGCCCACGATATTATGCGCCTGTGCGACTTCCTAGACGAGAAACAACTGGATCTGCTAACTCCGTCCCTGTTAAATCATCATCCGAACACATACACATACACCAAACGACTCGCAGAGAGTTTGGTCATGGATGCGTACCCTGAATTACCTTGCGTCATTGCTAGACCCACGATTG TGTGCCCGTCGCTCAAGGATCCCGTTCCCGGCTGGGTGGACAGCCTCAACGGGCCGGTGGGCGTGATGCTGGGCGCCGGTAAGGGCGTCATCAGAACTATGCTGTGCGATGGCAGCTTGAACGCGCAGGTCATCCCCGTCGACCTGGCCATCAACGGCCTCATCGCTCTCGTAATGATTGAAGTGacgaataaaacaaa ATCCGAACACATACCCATTTACAACTTGAATGGAGGACACCTAAAACCAACCACATGGGGAGAAGTATTAGATATAGGGAAGAAGTATGCCCGAGAATACCCCTTGGCTTGGCCGTTGTGGTACCCCAACGGGGACATTACCACTAACTACTTTCTGCACGAAACAAAACGCATTCTCTTCCATTTGGGCCCGGCTTATCTCATTGATTTTCTTCTTTTAATCACTGGACAGAAACGATT CATGATAAGGATACAAGATAGAATATCCCAAGGGCTGGAAGTGCTGCAATACTTCACCACGCGAGAGTGGTACTTCCCCTGCCCTAACTATGACGCCATTCATACAAAATTGTCAGACGAAGAAAATGAGTTATACTTAACTTACGTAGAAGATTTAGACAGGGAAGAATACATGATTCAAGCAGTGGAAGGCGGACGCCAATACTGCCTGAAAGAGGACTTTACGAAAGTCAAGTACAACAGAATGTACCATAACTT CTTGTTCGTGTTGGACATCATACTAAAGATAGTGTTCTTGTGTTTCGTCTTTTCGTTCTTCGCCGCCTGGTTCCAGCCAGTCCGCTACGTGTTCTCGTTGGGCGAGCCGGTGGTGCAATACTTACCTTTTCTGGGCCCATCACTCAAATCGGACTAA